The Halogranum gelatinilyticum genome window below encodes:
- a CDS encoding pyridoxal phosphate-dependent aminotransferase — MKLSDRVQKVPPSGIRRFFELAEEKDDVISLGVGEPDFSAPWAARTAAIDSLERGKTSYTANRGRRDLREAIADHVTRYDQQYDPDEEILVTTGASEAVDVAMRAFVDPGDQVAIHEPSYISYVPGVIFAGGEPLSVQTQAENDFKLTYDDLEAAGAADAEVLVLCYPNNPTGATMSRSDLAEVAEFAREHDLTVLADEIYAALTYSGEHTSIATLPGMRERTVVFNGFSKAYAMTGLRLGYALGPSEAIGAMNRIHQYSMLSAPTTAQFAALEALRSCEDEVQEMCKQYNRRRRFVLSRFNEMGLDCFEAKGAFYAFPHCGGDDEAFAEALLQEQDVAVVPGSVFGAGGEGHLRVSYATGMADLREALDRIETFVSG, encoded by the coding sequence ATGAAACTCTCCGACCGAGTCCAGAAGGTGCCGCCGTCGGGCATCCGTCGCTTCTTCGAACTCGCTGAGGAGAAGGACGACGTCATCTCGCTCGGTGTCGGCGAACCCGACTTCAGCGCGCCGTGGGCCGCCCGGACGGCCGCCATCGACTCGCTGGAACGGGGCAAGACCTCGTACACCGCCAACCGTGGCCGGCGTGACCTCCGCGAGGCCATCGCCGACCACGTGACGCGCTACGACCAGCAGTACGACCCGGACGAGGAGATCCTGGTCACGACCGGCGCGAGTGAGGCCGTCGACGTCGCCATGCGGGCGTTCGTCGACCCAGGCGACCAGGTCGCCATCCACGAGCCGTCGTACATCTCCTACGTCCCCGGCGTCATCTTCGCCGGTGGCGAACCGCTCTCGGTGCAGACGCAGGCCGAGAACGACTTCAAACTCACCTACGACGACCTCGAAGCGGCTGGCGCGGCCGACGCGGAGGTGCTCGTGCTCTGTTACCCGAACAACCCGACCGGGGCGACGATGAGTCGAAGTGACCTCGCCGAAGTCGCCGAGTTCGCCCGCGAGCACGACCTGACGGTCCTCGCCGACGAGATCTACGCGGCACTGACCTACAGCGGCGAGCACACGTCCATCGCGACGCTGCCGGGGATGCGCGAGCGAACCGTCGTCTTCAACGGCTTCTCGAAGGCCTACGCGATGACGGGACTCCGACTCGGTTACGCGCTCGGCCCGAGCGAGGCCATCGGCGCGATGAACCGCATCCACCAGTATTCGATGCTCTCGGCCCCGACGACCGCGCAGTTCGCGGCACTCGAAGCGCTTCGGAGCTGCGAGGACGAGGTGCAGGAGATGTGCAAACAGTACAACCGCCGCCGACGGTTCGTCCTCTCGCGGTTCAACGAGATGGGGCTGGACTGTTTCGAGGCGAAGGGCGCGTTCTACGCGTTCCCGCATTGCGGCGGCGACGACGAGGCGTTCGCCGAGGCCCTGCTCCAAGAGCAGGACGTCGCCGTCGTCCCCGGGAGCGTCTTCGGTGCTGGCGGCGAGGGTCACCTCCGCGTCTCCTACGCGACGGGGATGGCCGACCTCCGCGAGGCACTCGACCGCATCGAGACGTTCGTCTCGGGCTGA
- a CDS encoding Lrp/AsnC family transcriptional regulator, with product MDAKRELLDLLLSNARESTEDLARQAGLDAAEVESLVAELEADGVVRGYQAVVDWDEVDQPHVQAEVELNVELDRETGYEEIARRITRFPQVSSLRLVSGDFDFAVDVVGESMQDVSKFISEQIAPIPEVTQTVTHFVMETYKERGIEFTDKDDDERLSVSP from the coding sequence ATGGACGCGAAACGAGAACTCCTCGACCTCCTGTTGTCGAACGCCCGCGAAAGCACCGAAGACCTCGCACGGCAGGCCGGGCTCGACGCGGCGGAGGTAGAGTCACTCGTCGCGGAACTGGAAGCCGACGGCGTCGTCCGCGGCTATCAGGCGGTCGTCGACTGGGACGAGGTCGACCAGCCGCACGTGCAGGCGGAAGTCGAACTCAACGTCGAACTCGACCGCGAAACGGGATACGAAGAGATCGCTCGCCGCATCACGCGGTTCCCGCAGGTCTCCTCGCTCCGGCTCGTCTCCGGTGACTTCGACTTCGCCGTCGACGTGGTCGGCGAGTCGATGCAGGACGTCTCGAAGTTCATCTCCGAGCAGATCGCGCCGATTCCGGAGGTGACCCAGACGGTGACGCACTTTGTCATGGAGACCTACAAGGAGCGCGGCATCGAATTCACCGACAAGGACGACGACGAGCGGCTCTCTGTCTCGCCATGA
- a CDS encoding thioredoxin family protein codes for MVMMESDSELTRGDTAPDFELPGTDGETYTLDSFGDSEALLVVFTCNHCPYAQAKFDLLNDVAADYDQVSVVGINPNDAEEYPDDSFEKMQEFVEAGKIQYDAYLRDESQDVAREYGAVCTPDPFLFVKEGEEFVLAYHGRVDDAMNPDDEPSEFYVREAIDALLAGDEVPFDDMPSRGCSIKWT; via the coding sequence ATGGTGATGATGGAATCCGACTCGGAACTGACGCGCGGTGATACGGCTCCCGACTTCGAGTTGCCAGGAACCGACGGCGAGACCTACACGCTCGACTCCTTCGGCGACAGCGAGGCACTGCTCGTCGTCTTCACGTGTAACCACTGCCCCTACGCGCAGGCGAAGTTCGACCTCCTGAACGACGTTGCCGCCGACTACGACCAAGTGTCGGTCGTCGGCATCAACCCCAACGACGCCGAGGAGTATCCCGACGACTCCTTCGAGAAGATGCAGGAGTTCGTCGAGGCGGGGAAAATCCAGTACGACGCCTACCTGCGTGACGAGTCACAGGACGTCGCTCGTGAGTACGGCGCGGTCTGCACGCCCGACCCGTTCCTCTTCGTGAAGGAGGGCGAAGAGTTCGTCCTCGCCTACCACGGCCGCGTCGACGACGCGATGAACCCCGACGACGAACCCTCGGAGTTCTACGTTCGCGAAGCCATCGACGCCCTGTTGGCGGGCGACGAGGTCCCGTTCGACGATATGCCCTCTCGCGGCTGTTCGATCAAGTGGACGTAG
- a CDS encoding RNA-binding protein — protein MSNVPFHYIDLRAFCYATEDEKRVAEALRAFLPEDFELQRVENEGHHGDRIVVLSARVERADEVRTVLAKLSELDDIEAVMEELDDRVDDNCAFFLTLDKQAAFKDEAKRGNGLTLRAKVEAYPAKREKAIANARRALEDVGA, from the coding sequence ATGTCGAACGTTCCGTTTCACTACATCGACCTCCGCGCGTTCTGCTACGCGACCGAGGACGAGAAGCGCGTCGCGGAGGCACTCCGGGCGTTCCTCCCCGAGGATTTCGAACTCCAGCGAGTCGAGAACGAGGGCCACCACGGCGACCGTATCGTCGTCCTCTCGGCGCGCGTCGAGCGCGCCGACGAGGTGCGCACCGTCCTCGCCAAACTCAGCGAACTCGACGACATCGAGGCCGTGATGGAGGAGTTGGACGACCGTGTCGACGACAACTGCGCCTTCTTCCTCACGCTCGACAAACAGGCCGCCTTCAAGGACGAAGCCAAGCGGGGCAACGGTCTCACGCTCCGTGCGAAGGTCGAAGCCTATCCCGCGAAACGCGAGAAGGCGATCGCGAACGCCCGGCGCGCGCTCGAAGACGTCGGGGCCTGA
- a CDS encoding DUF1918 domain-containing protein, whose product MSFEKDDKVVLTDKHSEFDGETGTITQVMESMFGEATYTVSFDEGQEVGISADQLEAADDDEDDEE is encoded by the coding sequence ATGAGCTTCGAAAAAGACGACAAGGTCGTCCTGACCGACAAGCACAGCGAGTTCGACGGCGAGACGGGCACCATCACGCAGGTGATGGAGTCGATGTTCGGCGAGGCGACCTACACCGTCAGCTTCGACGAGGGCCAGGAAGTCGGCATCTCCGCCGACCAGCTCGAAGCTGCTGACGACGACGAAGACGACGAAGAGTAA
- a CDS encoding NUDIX hydrolase — MTSVDDLWFLADEASQRAEQAYHALDSRHADFVEYERTRRVSRGRFRTLAERVKHCGAPFGAHTIVYRESGEVLLVRHDGVDKWVLPGGGVDGGESFREAAERELDEEAGVDADYEGLAMVTRVFVRCGDYRTWGVLPVFEACAQSVEPSIDDPDDEISAAEWFADLPSDTRDRDDLVAWRRARSL, encoded by the coding sequence ATGACGAGCGTCGACGACCTCTGGTTTCTCGCGGACGAAGCGAGCCAGCGCGCCGAGCAGGCGTACCACGCCCTCGACAGCCGACACGCCGACTTCGTCGAGTACGAGCGAACCAGACGCGTCTCCCGCGGCCGCTTCCGGACGCTCGCCGAGCGCGTCAAGCACTGCGGCGCGCCGTTCGGTGCGCACACCATCGTCTACCGCGAGTCGGGGGAAGTCCTCCTCGTCCGCCACGACGGCGTCGACAAGTGGGTCCTCCCCGGCGGCGGCGTCGACGGCGGCGAGAGCTTCCGCGAGGCCGCCGAGCGCGAACTCGACGAGGAGGCTGGCGTCGACGCCGACTACGAGGGGCTTGCGATGGTGACGCGGGTCTTCGTCCGGTGCGGCGACTACCGGACGTGGGGCGTCCTCCCGGTCTTCGAGGCCTGCGCGCAGTCGGTCGAACCGAGCATCGACGACCCCGACGACGAGATCTCGGCCGCCGAGTGGTTCGCCGACCTTCCCTCCGATACGCGCGACCGCGACGACCTCGTCGCGTGGCGGCGCGCGCGGTCGCTGTAG
- a CDS encoding phytoene/squalene synthase family protein: MSGDVLDRPPGEEADLVWCHEAVQGVSRTFALTVDVLDEPMSSYICLGYLLCRIADTVEDADNIPPAEQARILRLYDAALDSDDDTDVTEFVAEVEPYVPEERTADWDVVVNAPRVVQTFERLPLDAREAITPPAREMVQGMAMFVERYADTGGLRIQSREELEEYCYYAAGTVGNLITNLVTRGDIDGERRKKLYDTAEEFGLLLQLVNIAKDVHSDFEDENNVYLPAEWLAEEDIPQDEVVDPKHHPRAANVVARTATHARSFLDDAQTYLETVPTTDGNTLEAWGIPYLLAVGTLRELLAHPEDALSERGVKVSRQEVFAVVSTMTEGSRHSLADLRESIQQQPYHRVQTQAD, translated from the coding sequence ATGTCTGGAGACGTACTTGACAGGCCACCCGGCGAAGAGGCTGACCTCGTGTGGTGCCACGAGGCAGTCCAGGGTGTCTCACGCACTTTCGCACTGACCGTCGACGTCCTCGACGAACCGATGTCCTCGTACATCTGCCTCGGCTATCTCCTCTGCCGCATCGCCGACACGGTCGAGGACGCCGACAACATCCCCCCCGCCGAGCAGGCTCGAATCCTCCGACTCTACGACGCCGCTCTCGACTCCGACGACGATACCGACGTCACCGAGTTCGTCGCGGAAGTCGAGCCCTACGTCCCCGAGGAACGAACGGCCGACTGGGACGTCGTCGTCAACGCACCCCGTGTCGTCCAGACGTTCGAGCGACTCCCACTCGACGCCCGTGAAGCCATTACACCCCCTGCTCGTGAGATGGTTCAAGGAATGGCGATGTTCGTCGAGCGCTACGCCGACACCGGCGGCCTCCGCATCCAGTCGCGCGAGGAGCTCGAGGAGTACTGCTACTACGCCGCCGGAACCGTGGGCAATCTCATCACCAACCTCGTCACGCGCGGCGACATCGACGGCGAGCGTCGCAAGAAACTGTACGACACCGCCGAGGAGTTCGGGCTGCTCCTCCAGCTCGTCAACATCGCGAAGGACGTCCACAGCGACTTCGAGGACGAGAACAACGTCTATCTCCCCGCCGAGTGGCTGGCCGAAGAGGACATCCCGCAGGACGAGGTCGTCGACCCCAAACACCACCCGCGGGCCGCCAACGTCGTCGCCCGCACGGCCACGCACGCCCGGTCGTTCCTCGACGACGCTCAGACCTATCTGGAGACGGTGCCGACCACCGACGGCAACACGCTCGAAGCGTGGGGCATCCCCTACCTCCTCGCGGTCGGGACGCTCCGCGAACTCCTCGCGCATCCCGAGGACGCGCTCTCCGAGCGCGGCGTCAAAGTCTCCCGACAGGAAGTGTTCGCCGTCGTCTCGACGATGACGGAGGGCAGCCGCCACTCGCTCGCGGACCTCCGCGAGTCCATCCAGCAACAGCCGTACCACCGCGTCCAGACACAAGCAGACTAA
- a CDS encoding acyl-CoA dehydrogenase, which translates to MDFSLSTEQKQIRDMVAEFVDEEVKPVASDIDKEDEFPADLVEEMGKLGLMGMPFPEEYGGAGLDYHSYAIGLEEISRGSGGLGTIVAAHTSLAGNMLYEFGNEEQKQEYLTPLNEGTDIGAFALSEAGAGSDVPAMVTTAEKDGDEYVVDGGKLWISNGSVADTVTLFAKTDEDAGNKGISSFIVRPEEDDGFIVEGTEDKLGDKGCPTAELRFDGMRIPEDRLLGEEGDGFVHALKTLNGGRITIAARSVGIARAALEDSVQYAQDREQFDQPIARFQAIQHKLADMDTKVQCAKLLMHQAADKKIRGEKFIKEAAQAKLYASEISREVANEGIQIHGGYGYTKDFPMERYYRDAKLNEIYEGTSEILRNTIAAQLLD; encoded by the coding sequence ATGGACTTCAGCCTCTCCACGGAACAGAAGCAGATCCGCGACATGGTCGCGGAGTTCGTCGACGAGGAGGTCAAACCCGTCGCGAGCGACATCGACAAGGAGGACGAGTTCCCCGCCGACCTCGTCGAAGAGATGGGCAAACTCGGCCTGATGGGGATGCCCTTCCCCGAGGAGTACGGCGGTGCGGGTCTCGACTACCACTCCTACGCCATCGGTCTCGAGGAGATTTCGCGCGGTTCTGGCGGACTCGGCACCATCGTCGCCGCCCACACCTCGCTGGCAGGAAATATGCTCTACGAGTTCGGCAACGAGGAGCAGAAGCAGGAGTATCTCACCCCGCTCAACGAGGGGACCGACATCGGCGCGTTCGCGCTCTCGGAGGCTGGCGCGGGCAGCGACGTCCCCGCGATGGTCACCACGGCCGAGAAGGACGGCGACGAGTACGTCGTCGACGGCGGCAAGCTCTGGATCTCGAACGGCTCGGTCGCCGACACGGTCACGCTCTTCGCGAAGACTGACGAGGACGCAGGCAACAAGGGAATCTCCTCGTTCATCGTCCGGCCCGAGGAGGACGACGGCTTCATCGTCGAGGGCACGGAGGACAAACTCGGCGACAAGGGCTGTCCGACGGCCGAACTCCGCTTCGACGGTATGCGCATCCCCGAGGACCGCCTGCTCGGCGAGGAGGGTGACGGCTTCGTCCACGCGCTGAAGACGCTCAACGGCGGCCGCATCACCATCGCGGCCCGCTCGGTCGGCATCGCCCGCGCCGCGCTGGAGGACTCCGTGCAGTACGCACAGGACCGCGAGCAGTTCGACCAGCCCATCGCGCGCTTCCAGGCCATCCAGCACAAGCTGGCCGACATGGACACGAAGGTCCAGTGCGCCAAACTGCTGATGCACCAGGCGGCGGACAAGAAGATCCGCGGCGAGAAGTTCATCAAGGAGGCCGCGCAGGCGAAGCTCTACGCCTCCGAAATCTCCCGTGAGGTCGCCAACGAGGGCATCCAGATCCACGGCGGCTACGGCTACACGAAGGACTTCCCGATGGAGCGCTACTACCGCGACGCGAAGCTCAACGAGATCTACGAGGGCACGTCCGAGATTCTGCGCAACACCATCGCCGCGCAGTTGCTGGACTGA
- a CDS encoding mechanosensitive ion channel family protein produces the protein MTFLQTSPTPSPVQPTGNDPITQFLVPYLGESIAEVVGPGLAFLVAFLVVFIVGRAIGIPLLNRVLDSRGLDEHGKKPLRKVAFLVIVFVGIAVAFGFAGFGDFLTALATVAAAATLAIGFAMQDVIANFVAGVFIFTDKPFRIGDWIEWDGYSGVVEDISFRVTRVRTFDNELLTVPNSQLTDGVVKNPVAKDTLRLKFVFGIGYGDNIDKATDIIVEEAEKHPDILEDPAPSVRLNELADSYVGLQSRFWIRNPSRADFVKTRAEYVKNVKERFDAEDIEIPFPQRDLSGQVDMLGGGNGQFE, from the coding sequence ATGACGTTCCTGCAGACGTCGCCGACGCCGTCGCCGGTGCAGCCGACCGGAAACGACCCGATCACGCAGTTTCTGGTCCCGTACCTCGGCGAGAGCATCGCCGAGGTCGTCGGTCCCGGTCTCGCGTTCCTCGTTGCGTTCCTCGTCGTCTTCATCGTCGGCCGCGCTATCGGGATTCCGTTGCTCAACCGCGTCCTGGACTCCCGTGGTCTCGACGAACACGGCAAGAAGCCGCTGCGGAAGGTGGCGTTTCTCGTCATCGTCTTCGTCGGCATCGCCGTCGCGTTCGGCTTCGCCGGCTTTGGCGACTTCCTGACCGCGTTGGCGACGGTCGCCGCGGCGGCGACACTCGCCATCGGTTTCGCGATGCAGGACGTCATCGCCAACTTCGTCGCGGGCGTCTTCATCTTCACCGACAAGCCGTTCCGCATCGGCGACTGGATCGAGTGGGACGGCTACTCCGGCGTCGTCGAGGACATCAGCTTCCGCGTCACCCGCGTCCGCACGTTCGACAACGAGCTGCTGACGGTCCCGAACTCCCAGCTGACGGACGGCGTCGTCAAGAACCCGGTCGCCAAGGACACGCTGCGGCTGAAGTTCGTCTTCGGCATCGGCTACGGCGACAACATCGACAAGGCGACGGACATCATCGTCGAGGAAGCCGAGAAGCATCCGGATATCCTCGAAGACCCCGCGCCGTCGGTGCGGCTGAACGAACTCGCCGACTCCTACGTCGGTCTCCAGTCGCGCTTCTGGATCCGGAACCCCAGCCGCGCTGACTTCGTGAAGACCCGCGCCGAGTACGTCAAGAACGTCAAAGAGCGGTTCGACGCCGAGGACATCGAGATCCCGTTCCCGCAGCGGGACCTCTCGGGGCAGGTCGACATGCTCGGCGGCGGCAACGGTCAGTTCGAGTAA
- a CDS encoding YhbY family RNA-binding protein, translated as MDEHELRKQAHDLDVTVWVGKSGISAVTDELFDQLKERKLVKVKFHRSARGGTTVEELTDQLADEVNAQIVETRGNTAVLFKR; from the coding sequence ATGGACGAACACGAGCTTCGAAAGCAGGCCCACGACCTCGACGTGACGGTGTGGGTCGGCAAGAGCGGTATCAGTGCAGTGACGGACGAACTCTTCGACCAGCTCAAAGAGCGCAAACTGGTGAAGGTCAAGTTCCACCGGTCGGCCCGCGGCGGGACGACGGTCGAGGAACTCACCGACCAGCTGGCCGATGAGGTCAACGCCCAGATCGTCGAGACGCGCGGCAACACGGCGGTGCTGTTCAAGCGATGA
- a CDS encoding ribonuclease P protein component 4, whose translation MSLAEERIHRLHALAKRAAADREFDRSREYVRLARRIAERNRCGLPREFKRFTCPRCDVYLRPGVNARVRTQDGHVVVACDCGELKRYPYRD comes from the coding sequence ATGAGCCTCGCAGAGGAGCGCATCCACCGGCTGCACGCCTTGGCCAAGCGGGCGGCAGCTGACCGCGAGTTCGACCGGTCGCGCGAGTACGTCCGGCTCGCCCGTCGCATCGCCGAGCGCAACCGCTGTGGGCTTCCCCGCGAGTTCAAACGCTTCACCTGTCCGCGCTGTGACGTCTATCTCCGCCCCGGCGTCAACGCCCGCGTCCGAACCCAGGACGGCCACGTCGTCGTCGCCTGCGACTGCGGCGAGTTGAAGCGGTATCCGTACCGCGACTGA
- a CDS encoding glycosyltransferase family 4 protein gives MRVLNYLELSSVLRGGMVTATNQQRAALAHTDVDVVTSPWKGEHPLAAAEYELRGRGGFRDYDVAHCNLVGPGSLTVARHAKRNDIPLVLHSHVTGEDFAESFRGSNYIAGPLKKYLKWFYSQADLVLCPSEYTKGVLDSYPVDAPVRPISNGVDSESLQGYEGFREETREAYDLDGTVVFAVGEVFERKGLSTFCELAEETEYDYAWFGTYEEGPQASAIVKKWTENPPENVTFTGWMDDKRMAFGAGDIYLFPAKVENQGIAVLEAMACGKAVVLRDIPVFREFYTDGEDCLMCSTHEEFREAVDRLASDPALRERLGENAKETAAEHSLARVGEKLLAAYEDVSSGRLD, from the coding sequence ATGCGCGTCCTGAACTATCTCGAACTGTCGTCGGTCCTCCGCGGGGGGATGGTGACGGCGACGAACCAGCAGCGCGCCGCGCTCGCCCACACGGACGTCGACGTGGTCACCTCGCCGTGGAAGGGCGAGCATCCGCTCGCGGCGGCCGAGTACGAACTGCGCGGCCGCGGCGGCTTCCGCGACTACGACGTCGCCCACTGCAACCTCGTCGGCCCGGGCAGTCTCACAGTCGCTCGGCACGCCAAGCGAAACGACATCCCGCTCGTCCTCCACAGCCACGTCACCGGCGAGGACTTCGCCGAGAGCTTCCGCGGGTCGAACTACATCGCGGGGCCGCTCAAGAAATATCTCAAGTGGTTCTACTCGCAGGCCGACCTCGTGCTCTGCCCGAGCGAGTACACGAAGGGCGTCCTCGACTCCTACCCCGTCGACGCGCCGGTCCGGCCCATCTCGAACGGCGTCGACAGCGAGTCGCTGCAGGGCTACGAGGGGTTCCGCGAGGAGACGCGCGAGGCGTACGACCTCGACGGAACTGTCGTCTTCGCCGTCGGCGAGGTCTTCGAGCGGAAGGGTCTCTCGACGTTCTGTGAGTTGGCAGAGGAAACTGAGTACGACTACGCCTGGTTCGGGACCTACGAGGAAGGTCCCCAAGCCTCGGCCATCGTCAAGAAGTGGACCGAGAATCCGCCGGAGAACGTCACCTTCACCGGCTGGATGGACGACAAGCGGATGGCGTTCGGCGCGGGCGACATCTACCTCTTCCCCGCGAAGGTCGAGAACCAGGGCATCGCCGTCCTCGAAGCGATGGCCTGCGGCAAGGCCGTCGTGCTCCGGGACATCCCCGTCTTCCGCGAGTTCTACACCGACGGCGAGGACTGTCTGATGTGTTCGACCCACGAGGAGTTCCGCGAGGCGGTCGACCGTCTCGCGAGCGACCCAGCTCTTCGAGAGCGACTCGGCGAGAACGCGAAGGAGACGGCCGCAGAGCACAGTCTGGCGCGTGTCGGCGAGAAGTTGCTCGCGGCCTACGAGGACGTCTCGTCCGGGCGACTCGACTGA
- a CDS encoding glycosyltransferase family 4 protein — MDAVAAFTDTYLPTVNGVTYTVKTWRDQWHARGGRMDVVYPGSDDYTPDDGEYPVRSLPFPFYEGFRLGMPRIPDEVEDVDVVHAHTPFALGLSGLRLARREDIPFVASYHTPTGEYASYITSVESVEDRIEGLSERYEQWFFDHADTVITPSTVTKDYLLNTLGVDTDVTVISNGVDTERFRPVDTDAFRDKYDLDGPLVGYTGRHGYEKCLGDIVDAVAEADVDATLVFGGDGPARESLERRAENRGVDARFLGFLPREELPAFYSVLDAFLFPSPVETQGIVALEANACGTPVVGVNSGALADTVEDGVTGYHFAPGDIDGFAAATRRTLAERETLSENCLASREKISVGHAVDELAAVYERVR, encoded by the coding sequence ATGGATGCGGTGGCAGCCTTCACGGACACGTATCTGCCGACGGTCAACGGCGTCACCTACACGGTGAAGACCTGGCGCGACCAGTGGCACGCCCGCGGCGGTCGGATGGACGTGGTCTACCCCGGTTCGGACGACTACACGCCCGACGACGGCGAGTATCCCGTCCGGAGCCTCCCTTTCCCCTTCTACGAGGGCTTCCGTCTCGGGATGCCCCGCATCCCCGACGAGGTCGAAGACGTCGACGTCGTCCACGCCCACACCCCCTTCGCGCTCGGCCTGAGCGGCCTCCGACTCGCCCGCCGCGAGGACATCCCCTTCGTCGCCTCCTACCACACTCCGACCGGGGAGTACGCCTCATACATCACCTCCGTCGAGTCCGTCGAGGACCGAATCGAGGGCCTGAGCGAACGCTACGAGCAGTGGTTCTTCGACCACGCCGACACCGTCATCACCCCGAGCACGGTGACGAAGGACTATCTGCTGAACACGCTCGGCGTCGACACCGACGTCACGGTCATCTCCAACGGCGTCGACACCGAGCGGTTCCGCCCCGTCGACACCGACGCCTTCCGTGACAAGTACGACCTCGACGGCCCGCTCGTCGGCTACACCGGACGACACGGCTACGAGAAGTGTCTCGGCGACATCGTCGACGCCGTCGCCGAGGCCGACGTGGACGCGACGCTCGTCTTCGGTGGCGACGGGCCGGCGCGCGAGAGTCTCGAACGTCGTGCGGAGAACAGAGGAGTCGACGCCCGCTTCCTCGGCTTCCTGCCGCGCGAGGAACTCCCAGCGTTCTACTCCGTCCTCGACGCCTTCCTCTTCCCGAGTCCGGTCGAGACGCAGGGTATCGTCGCGCTGGAGGCCAACGCCTGCGGCACGCCCGTCGTCGGCGTCAACAGCGGCGCGCTCGCCGATACGGTCGAGGACGGCGTGACCGGCTACCACTTCGCGCCGGGCGACATCGACGGCTTCGCCGCGGCGACTCGCCGGACGCTCGCCGAACGCGAGACGCTCAGCGAGAACTGTCTGGCGAGTCGCGAGAAAATCAGCGTCGGCCACGCGGTCGACGAACTCGCGGCCGTCTACGAGCGCGTTCGGTAG
- a CDS encoding PH domain-containing protein, with product MSSQPQIEDDAEPTAEQQPSEQAEQPTEEPDRQSTETLVETKPTVRPTLVWMAITVALAAAIGGYVATNQSAFGGPETTRVVLQVVGVVALLSLIRLTIKLFVLTRTTYRITSDSITREYTLLLRTRQQQVPSGMVRSSELRQSRVQKLLGYGTMEINRGLGGITLENVPQPAEVRDALTAITEQQSRSGV from the coding sequence ATGAGTTCACAACCACAGATCGAAGACGACGCCGAGCCGACAGCCGAACAACAGCCGTCCGAGCAAGCGGAACAGCCGACCGAGGAACCCGACCGACAGTCCACGGAGACACTCGTCGAGACCAAGCCGACCGTTCGCCCGACGCTCGTCTGGATGGCGATCACCGTCGCCCTCGCGGCCGCCATCGGCGGCTACGTCGCCACCAACCAGTCGGCGTTCGGTGGCCCGGAGACGACGCGGGTGGTGTTGCAGGTCGTCGGCGTCGTCGCACTGCTGAGCCTGATTCGGCTGACCATCAAGCTGTTCGTCCTGACGCGGACCACCTACCGGATTACGAGCGACAGCATCACTCGCGAGTATACGCTGCTCCTCCGGACACGGCAACAACAGGTCCCGTCGGGGATGGTTCGGAGCAGCGAACTCCGTCAGAGTCGTGTGCAGAAGCTTCTCGGCTACGGCACCATGGAGATCAACCGAGGGCTGGGCGGAATCACGCTCGAAAACGTCCCGCAGCCAGCCGAGGTTCGGGACGCGCTGACGGCCATAACTGAGCAGCAGTCTCGGTCGGGCGTCTGA